Proteins encoded by one window of Bacillus sp. DTU_2020_1000418_1_SI_GHA_SEK_038:
- a CDS encoding LacI family DNA-binding transcriptional regulator, which produces MSATIKDVAKLAGVSTASVSRVINSKGYVSTETRKKIEEAIKLLNFEPNEVARSLTVKKSKTIALFIPDITNPFFATLAKGVEDYVNFRGFTLILCNYEQTGKNKKVYVDLLKQKYVDGIIFAAGVLNPEDAIKIRNSKIPLVVLDRVPDMDIECEILVDNYKGAKQAVEHLLKMGCKKIAHIYGPLEISTARERLKGYEDVVQHYSWFTPSLLAQGHFSIEGGIEATRKILDKHPDVDGIFAGNDMNAIGALKLLYQKGIKVPEELAICGYDGISLTEITTPEITTVVQPTYKIGNLAAEHLIHYIEHSYFREKVIKLDTKLVVRESTLKSEVKT; this is translated from the coding sequence ATGTCTGCTACCATAAAGGATGTTGCTAAACTAGCTGGAGTTTCTACCGCAAGCGTTTCTAGAGTAATAAATTCTAAAGGGTACGTTAGTACCGAAACAAGAAAAAAAATAGAAGAGGCAATAAAGTTATTAAATTTTGAGCCAAATGAGGTTGCACGAAGTTTAACGGTAAAAAAATCAAAAACAATTGCCTTATTTATACCTGATATTACAAATCCGTTCTTCGCAACGTTAGCTAAGGGTGTAGAGGATTACGTCAATTTCAGAGGTTTCACTCTAATTTTATGTAATTACGAACAAACTGGTAAAAATAAGAAGGTTTACGTGGATTTATTAAAACAAAAGTATGTGGATGGAATCATATTTGCAGCGGGGGTACTAAACCCAGAGGATGCCATAAAAATTAGAAATTCGAAAATCCCACTTGTTGTTCTAGACCGTGTTCCTGATATGGACATAGAATGTGAAATTTTAGTAGATAATTACAAAGGTGCTAAACAGGCGGTTGAACACTTACTTAAGATGGGATGCAAAAAAATCGCTCATATATACGGTCCATTGGAAATAAGTACTGCACGTGAACGCTTAAAAGGTTATGAAGATGTTGTTCAACATTATTCTTGGTTCACTCCCAGTTTACTAGCCCAAGGGCATTTTTCCATAGAAGGAGGGATTGAAGCTACAAGAAAAATCCTTGATAAGCATCCCGATGTTGATGGAATTTTTGCTGGAAATGATATGAATGCCATCGGTGCATTAAAACTGCTTTATCAGAAAGGGATTAAGGTTCCAGAAGAATTAGCAATATGTGGATACGATGGAATTAGTCTAACTGAAATTACAACACCCGAAATTACAACAGTAGTTCAGCCGACTTATAAAATTGGAAATTTGGCTGCAGAGCATTTAATTCATTACATTGAACATTCCTATTTTCGAGAAAAAGTAATTAAATTGGATACAAAATTAGTTGTACGAGAGTCTACGCTGAAAAGTGAGGTGAAGACATGA
- a CDS encoding ABC transporter ATP-binding protein, which yields MGQNNYYLLFFFRNHLIIELEEYIGINVNEIEVDKVLKGLLDKIFKPTQQTSQQKTENISQADVEAIIDAKLKEHAAAIQSTNVNQQNQKTETNRDDYKLTAKQLEFALSLIAKVSKEFKLVIDPSELTVKDLNRLIAYQRYGNKGTLINLVKNGVLKKI from the coding sequence ATGGGACAAAATAACTATTATCTATTGTTTTTCTTCCGTAATCATTTAATAATAGAATTAGAGGAATATATAGGAATAAATGTTAATGAAATTGAAGTGGATAAGGTGTTAAAAGGGCTTCTTGATAAAATATTTAAACCAACCCAGCAGACATCTCAACAAAAGACTGAGAACATTAGCCAGGCGGATGTCGAGGCAATAATAGATGCAAAACTTAAAGAACATGCAGCAGCCATTCAATCTACCAATGTAAATCAGCAAAATCAAAAAACGGAAACCAATAGGGATGATTACAAATTAACCGCCAAACAATTGGAGTTTGCACTTTCACTAATTGCCAAAGTCAGTAAAGAATTTAAGCTTGTAATTGACCCATCTGAATTAACTGTAAAGGACTTGAATAGACTCATAGCCTATCAAAGGTATGGGAATAAGGGGACACTGATTAATCTAGTAAAAAATGGGGTTTTGAAAAAAATCTAG
- a CDS encoding phosphorothioated DNA-binding restriction endonuclease, translating to MDRNELINRLNQLSIWKKGDQRAPHKPLLILYAIADLQKESQRLIPYNKAREKLKELLVEFGPLRSSYHPEQPFVRLVNDGIWDLSQPINTSKFTNKQLIDKQISAGFKTEIYLLLKNDIQLQREVAETVLDAHFPETLHEDILDSIGLDFTFGKKSSRDPKFRDRVLKAYEYRCAVCGFNVRLGNHLVGIEAAHIKWHQAGGPDTEENGIALCSLHHKLFDRGIFTINHERKFLVSEYANGGNGFDEWVMKYHGQSVRNPVQHYYVPNDSFLGWHVKEVFKGPSRYVVN from the coding sequence ATAGATAGGAATGAATTAATTAATCGATTAAATCAATTATCGATTTGGAAAAAAGGGGATCAACGTGCTCCACATAAACCTCTCTTGATTTTGTATGCAATTGCGGATTTGCAAAAAGAGAGTCAACGTCTTATCCCATATAATAAAGCAAGAGAAAAATTAAAGGAGCTATTAGTAGAATTTGGTCCGCTAAGAAGTTCATATCATCCAGAGCAGCCATTTGTGAGATTAGTGAATGATGGTATCTGGGACCTCTCACAGCCAATAAATACTAGTAAATTCACGAATAAACAACTAATCGATAAACAAATCTCTGCAGGGTTTAAAACAGAGATATATTTACTATTAAAAAATGATATCCAGTTACAGAGGGAAGTGGCTGAAACAGTACTCGATGCTCACTTCCCGGAAACCTTGCATGAAGACATTCTTGATTCTATTGGGCTAGATTTTACCTTTGGTAAAAAAAGCAGCCGTGATCCCAAGTTCAGAGACCGAGTGCTCAAAGCTTATGAATACCGGTGTGCAGTTTGTGGTTTCAACGTTCGATTAGGGAATCATTTAGTGGGAATTGAGGCAGCTCATATTAAATGGCACCAGGCTGGCGGTCCAGATACTGAAGAGAATGGTATAGCACTTTGTTCCTTACATCATAAGCTGTTCGATCGTGGTATTTTTACAATAAACCACGAAAGAAAATTCCTAGTCTCTGAATATGCAAATGGCGGAAATGGTTTTGACGAATGGGTAATGAAATATCATGGACAATCAGTACGCAACCCTGTTCAGCATTACTATGTTCCGAATGATTCATTTCTTGGTTGGCATGTCAAAGAGGTCTTTAAAGGACCATCACGGTATGTAGTCAATTGA
- a CDS encoding DEAD/DEAH box helicase, which translates to MFIVPYRLPAPLGKEELDAIRYHLFPEVRISAEFKQPVPYQDQLLLSLHDIKAMDLHQEMLAKQIGDKNRLIRGVAGSGKTLILASRAKMLAKDHPDWKILILCYNISLARSIEQMIYHMMNEPDNLFDFNYSAAEQEVDTKIHNIKVRNFHAWLRNDLRITEDAIPSMIEKLEIGQAILPMYDAILIDEGQDFQGDWFGLVSQLLNPDTKSLLLVEDRAQTIYKRKRSYVQDTGLSFQGRSKVLSINYRNTAQIVKFAWDFYQKHSALKNKVVSKEHEGEIIAPQSTRRKGVEPAIVKTDSFFKEAKIVVRQIQKLHEQYKVPFSEMLILYRVKKTYQMNYIDVLKRALDQEGVRYYWLTENSESKRKFEREEDSVKISTIDSSKGLDFQAVFIVNIDNMPFALEDDKEREASLLYIGMTRAKEYLCLSYSGESEYTKYFDEINMERQTVKKSGEKTS; encoded by the coding sequence ATGTTCATTGTCCCTTATCGTTTGCCCGCTCCATTAGGAAAGGAAGAACTGGATGCAATCCGCTATCATTTATTTCCGGAGGTACGCATTAGTGCTGAATTTAAGCAACCAGTTCCATACCAAGATCAGCTGCTTTTGTCATTGCATGATATTAAGGCAATGGACCTTCATCAGGAAATGCTGGCGAAGCAAATAGGGGATAAAAATCGTTTGATTCGCGGAGTGGCGGGGAGCGGAAAAACATTGATACTTGCCAGCCGGGCAAAGATGCTGGCAAAGGATCATCCGGATTGGAAGATTTTAATATTATGTTATAACATTTCTCTTGCCCGAAGTATTGAGCAAATGATTTATCATATGATGAATGAGCCTGATAATCTCTTTGATTTTAATTATTCAGCGGCAGAACAAGAAGTCGATACAAAAATACATAATATAAAGGTCCGTAATTTCCACGCATGGCTTAGGAATGATTTAAGGATCACAGAGGATGCTATTCCATCCATGATTGAAAAACTAGAAATCGGGCAAGCTATTTTACCGATGTATGATGCTATATTAATAGATGAGGGACAGGACTTCCAAGGAGATTGGTTTGGTCTTGTTAGTCAATTACTGAATCCGGATACAAAATCCCTCTTATTGGTTGAGGATAGGGCCCAAACTATATACAAACGGAAGCGCAGTTATGTGCAGGACACTGGGTTGAGCTTTCAAGGTAGATCTAAGGTATTAAGCATTAATTATCGTAACACAGCTCAGATTGTGAAATTTGCTTGGGATTTTTATCAAAAGCATTCTGCTCTTAAAAATAAGGTCGTTAGTAAGGAACACGAAGGGGAAATCATTGCACCTCAAAGTACTAGAAGAAAAGGTGTAGAACCAGCCATTGTTAAAACTGACAGTTTTTTTAAAGAGGCAAAAATTGTGGTACGGCAAATTCAGAAGCTGCATGAGCAATACAAAGTTCCTTTTTCTGAAATGCTGATTCTTTATAGGGTAAAAAAGACATATCAGATGAATTACATCGATGTGTTAAAGAGAGCCCTTGATCAGGAGGGCGTTAGGTATTACTGGCTAACTGAAAATAGTGAGTCCAAGCGGAAGTTTGAACGAGAAGAGGATTCCGTGAAAATTAGTACAATTGACAGCAGCAAAGGCTTAGATTTTCAGGCTGTTTTTATTGTGAATATAGATAACATGCCGTTTGCTTTAGAAGATGATAAAGAGCGAGAAGCATCTCTGTTATATATTGGAATGACAAGGGCAAAGGAATATCTATGCCTATCGTATTCCGGAGAATCGGAGTATACGAAATATTTTGATGAGATCAATATGGAACGGCAGACTGTTAAGAAGTCTGGAGAAAAGACTAGTTAG
- a CDS encoding CBASS oligonucleotide cyclase, which yields MGGGGGWNVPKMSLSDLLKDQASQQQKENERAINDYLQSLLSELNNRDTEQVQRHLNTLKDAIEKDVDGTVDVLFGGSVSKHTYAQGLSDVDMLVRINNSELANAKPQDVLDYFVQQIKNRLPKTEVKKGDLAVTVKFKSGYEVQLLPSIKTATGYKIAKPGINEWSNVIKPKKFAEKLSKVNQSNGGKVTPMIKLFKSINDQFPKKNRLSGYHIESLAIEAFKNNQTFPKTVKEALQKFCQHSRSAVLSPIKDSTGQSLHVDDYLGVKDSINRKRISNNFRILEKKINNASSIDEWKDILGK from the coding sequence TTGGGCGGCGGTGGAGGTTGGAATGTTCCAAAGATGAGTTTATCGGATTTATTAAAAGACCAAGCTAGTCAACAGCAAAAGGAAAACGAAAGAGCGATTAACGATTATCTTCAATCATTATTATCGGAGTTGAATAATCGAGATACAGAACAAGTTCAACGTCACTTGAATACGCTAAAAGATGCAATCGAAAAAGATGTGGATGGAACTGTTGACGTTTTATTTGGTGGCTCTGTTAGTAAACATACCTATGCGCAAGGCTTAAGTGATGTGGACATGTTAGTTAGGATTAATAATAGCGAGTTAGCAAACGCAAAACCTCAAGATGTATTAGATTATTTTGTTCAGCAAATCAAAAATCGACTCCCTAAAACAGAAGTGAAAAAGGGTGATTTAGCTGTTACTGTTAAATTCAAAAGTGGTTATGAAGTTCAATTATTACCAAGTATTAAGACAGCTACTGGTTATAAAATTGCAAAGCCTGGTATTAACGAATGGAGTAACGTTATTAAGCCTAAGAAATTTGCTGAAAAGCTATCCAAGGTGAATCAGTCAAATGGTGGTAAGGTTACACCGATGATTAAACTGTTCAAGAGTATTAACGACCAATTCCCCAAGAAGAACCGCCTTTCTGGCTATCATATTGAATCATTAGCAATTGAGGCTTTCAAAAATAATCAAACATTTCCTAAGACGGTTAAAGAAGCACTTCAAAAATTTTGTCAGCATTCCAGGTCAGCTGTTTTAAGTCCAATTAAGGATAGTACAGGTCAATCTTTACATGTAGATGATTATTTAGGTGTAAAAGATAGTATTAATCGAAAAAGAATAAGTAATAATTTCCGAATTTTAGAAAAGAAAATTAATAATGCCAGCTCAATTGATGAATGGAAGGACATACTTGGAAAATAA
- a CDS encoding 7-cyano-7-deazaguanine synthase, whose amino-acid sequence MGVMMRKSNTVLVLFSGGIDSTALLEYYLLKKYEVTALFFDYGQPGSNKENQVVQDICRYYGINLIVSNIGFSLKNNNGEFVGRNALFITAALSFLPSNYSKIALGIHAGTPYYDCSQTFVEDYQRIIDGYFSGTVLLDVPFLQFTKKQIIDYCLQKSIPVALTYSCELGHEGNCGRCLSCKDRRRFLNE is encoded by the coding sequence ATGGGGGTAATGATGAGAAAAAGTAATACTGTCCTGGTACTGTTTAGTGGAGGGATAGATTCTACTGCATTACTTGAATACTATCTTTTAAAAAAATATGAGGTTACAGCTCTATTTTTCGATTATGGACAACCAGGCAGTAATAAAGAGAATCAAGTAGTTCAAGATATATGCCGGTACTATGGAATTAATTTAATTGTATCAAATATAGGCTTTTCTCTGAAGAATAACAATGGTGAATTCGTAGGAAGAAATGCATTATTTATTACAGCAGCCCTAAGTTTTCTTCCATCAAATTATTCAAAGATTGCGCTAGGGATTCATGCTGGAACTCCTTATTATGATTGTTCTCAAACGTTCGTGGAAGATTATCAAAGAATAATAGATGGTTATTTTAGCGGTACAGTATTACTTGATGTTCCTTTTCTCCAATTTACAAAAAAACAAATAATAGATTATTGCTTACAGAAATCTATACCAGTTGCTCTTACTTATAGTTGTGAGCTTGGTCATGAAGGGAACTGTGGGAGATGCTTATCATGCAAAGATAGAAGGAGGTTTCTGAATGAGTAA
- a CDS encoding AAA domain-containing protein: protein MEEIQNIGRIARYRDVFEEDVRDLSSQFMQVIDASGRTSLTDEPIHQSKDAIGHLDEYVIILRRKDNQVIQRDLEQIIESMQEEGYEVPATIESIVGNEVKIDEEMNSLNWDKLATDLYFPLAANEEQKEIARRLASNYGLTVQGPPGTGKTHTIANIVSHLLAHGKKILITSQKENPLKVLKEKIPEEIRDLCVPVLGGGRDSLREIEASIRTISEKLGNTSIEKLEAEIARSKNELDSSRRNEAKYKHQLLEYSKSEKTEIDYKGNSISKAVTAQMLTEESLDFHWILDKVELNSEFPLSEEEFKTLWELRGSLEGKDLYLRDSILPDFHLLKSTEEMKKWLSKGQELKIKHDMAIIHTNKIQFPHDKEYAEKLNIELSRILEYKDCFIEGTAHQKILEDYLAGNTRKERWTSFFNEIKELNKELVSIHKTIISYDFTLPKKPDFELESDIYIYGERLRANKKPNTIFALTKGKNAKFLWQEPIINGHPVRTLEEIEILQQYLHLKRKKVEIVRVWNANIDEISGTPIDIEDKRLFSTIDKAIESYEKTIRLGALVEGFIQTSNRLLLNNSNWLNYNLYVELKSTTNRLFDVLNFQEWEREYNLYRDSLNQLLNEKEIHPIVKSFLEILNDKDESRWGSVLDELKYLINKKEDVTKYFALFTRLEATAPKTAAMIVDLLSKDVAIPQEVQKSWELKSLYDWMTENQGFEAERIENNIKSEQDYQKKLITSIVSNSTWLNQINRITETQKRALVAWKNFIKRYGKATGNNKRYLADARKEMEKAQSAIPVWIMPVNQVIENFPIYNDKFDVIIFDESSQCDIMSVPVLLRGEKIVVVGDDEQIRPYGIGTKDSEIEELIQRYLEGVPNKRLFDHKISLYEIADQIFPKSGRLMLKEHFRCVPEIIQFSNDLSYGGQMVPLRLPFENEKIGPPVVAIKVEDGYATEGSSLINVPEADKIVEDIEKIIADPQFENQTIGVIALQGNKQAALIENKIRERISESEFVKRKIICGNAYSLQGDERDIVFLSMVVAGNRRFVAMAKKDQQQTFNVAASRAKNQMRLYHSVELDELKKDCYRYQLLSYCKNPARVNEIIENLEEKCDSPFEIEVLRMIVAKGYKVQPQVKVGNYRIDLVIEGIRDRLAVECDGERWHGPEKWEEDMQRQNDLERAGWKFWRVRGREFYYNKTKSLESLWGKLEEMGIEKVVN from the coding sequence TTGGAAGAGATTCAGAATATAGGAAGAATAGCTCGATATAGAGATGTATTTGAAGAAGATGTTAGGGATTTATCAAGTCAATTTATGCAGGTAATTGATGCGAGTGGTCGTACTTCTTTAACTGATGAACCTATCCATCAGTCAAAAGATGCTATAGGACACTTAGATGAATATGTAATTATTTTAAGAAGAAAAGACAATCAGGTTATACAAAGAGATTTAGAACAAATCATTGAGTCTATGCAAGAAGAGGGCTATGAAGTACCTGCAACAATAGAGTCAATTGTCGGGAATGAAGTTAAAATAGATGAAGAAATGAATAGCTTAAACTGGGATAAACTTGCCACAGATTTATATTTTCCTCTTGCTGCAAATGAAGAACAAAAAGAAATCGCCAGAAGGCTGGCGAGTAACTACGGTTTGACAGTACAAGGACCTCCGGGGACTGGTAAAACTCATACGATAGCCAATATTGTTTCTCATTTACTTGCACATGGAAAAAAAATACTTATTACTAGCCAAAAGGAAAACCCTCTAAAAGTTCTTAAAGAGAAAATTCCAGAAGAAATACGTGATTTGTGTGTACCAGTCCTAGGTGGCGGAAGAGATTCACTAAGAGAAATTGAGGCATCCATAAGGACAATTTCGGAGAAACTTGGAAATACATCCATTGAAAAATTAGAAGCAGAAATTGCTCGAAGTAAAAACGAATTAGATAGTAGTCGAAGAAATGAAGCAAAATATAAGCATCAGTTACTGGAATACAGCAAAAGTGAAAAAACAGAAATTGACTACAAAGGTAATTCTATCAGCAAAGCGGTTACTGCCCAAATGTTGACTGAAGAATCATTAGATTTTCATTGGATTTTAGATAAAGTGGAGTTGAATTCTGAATTTCCGTTATCAGAAGAAGAATTTAAGACTCTTTGGGAACTAAGAGGTTCATTAGAAGGAAAGGACCTTTATTTAAGAGATAGTATTCTTCCGGATTTCCATTTATTAAAAAGCACAGAAGAAATGAAAAAATGGCTTTCAAAAGGTCAGGAATTAAAAATTAAACATGATATGGCAATCATTCACACTAATAAAATTCAATTTCCGCATGATAAGGAATATGCTGAAAAATTAAACATAGAGCTTTCAAGAATATTAGAATACAAAGATTGCTTTATAGAAGGAACTGCACATCAGAAGATACTGGAAGACTACCTGGCTGGTAATACCCGAAAAGAGCGCTGGACCTCTTTCTTTAATGAGATAAAAGAATTAAACAAAGAATTGGTATCTATTCATAAAACCATTATTAGTTATGACTTTACCCTTCCTAAAAAACCAGATTTTGAATTAGAATCAGATATTTATATATATGGGGAACGATTAAGAGCGAACAAGAAACCTAATACGATATTTGCATTAACAAAGGGAAAGAATGCGAAATTTTTATGGCAAGAACCAATCATTAATGGTCATCCAGTAAGAACTCTTGAAGAAATTGAGATACTGCAACAGTACCTCCATTTAAAAAGAAAAAAAGTGGAGATAGTTCGTGTTTGGAACGCTAACATCGATGAAATTAGTGGAACTCCAATTGATATCGAAGATAAGCGTCTTTTTAGCACAATTGATAAAGCAATTGAATCCTATGAGAAAACAATACGTCTAGGAGCTTTAGTAGAAGGTTTTATACAAACTTCAAATCGCCTGTTACTGAATAATTCAAACTGGCTAAATTACAATCTTTATGTAGAGCTTAAATCAACAACTAATCGCCTGTTTGATGTTCTTAACTTTCAAGAATGGGAAAGGGAATATAATTTATATAGAGATTCATTAAATCAGCTATTGAATGAAAAAGAAATACACCCAATTGTTAAATCATTCCTTGAAATATTAAATGACAAAGATGAATCTAGGTGGGGGTCCGTACTTGATGAATTAAAGTATCTAATCAATAAGAAAGAAGATGTAACTAAATACTTTGCTTTATTTACGCGACTTGAGGCAACTGCGCCTAAAACAGCAGCTATGATAGTTGATTTACTCTCTAAAGATGTAGCGATTCCTCAAGAAGTTCAAAAGTCTTGGGAACTTAAATCTTTATATGATTGGATGACAGAAAATCAAGGCTTTGAAGCGGAACGAATAGAAAACAACATCAAATCTGAACAAGATTATCAAAAGAAATTAATCACATCAATAGTGTCAAATTCTACTTGGTTAAACCAAATTAATCGAATAACTGAAACACAAAAGAGAGCTCTTGTAGCTTGGAAAAACTTTATAAAGCGTTATGGTAAAGCTACTGGTAACAACAAGCGATACTTAGCCGATGCACGTAAAGAAATGGAAAAGGCACAATCAGCGATTCCTGTATGGATTATGCCGGTCAATCAAGTTATTGAAAACTTCCCAATTTATAATGATAAGTTTGATGTCATTATTTTTGATGAAAGTAGTCAATGCGATATCATGTCTGTTCCCGTGCTATTACGTGGTGAAAAGATTGTTGTTGTAGGTGATGATGAACAAATACGCCCGTATGGTATTGGTACAAAAGACTCTGAAATTGAAGAATTGATACAACGCTATCTAGAAGGGGTACCAAACAAGAGGTTATTTGACCATAAAATATCTCTTTACGAAATTGCAGACCAAATCTTCCCTAAGAGCGGTAGATTAATGCTAAAAGAACACTTTAGATGTGTACCTGAAATTATTCAATTTTCGAATGACCTTAGTTATGGTGGACAAATGGTTCCTTTAAGACTTCCATTTGAAAACGAAAAAATTGGGCCTCCAGTAGTTGCAATTAAAGTTGAGGACGGTTATGCCACGGAAGGAAGTTCTTTAATAAATGTTCCGGAAGCAGATAAAATTGTTGAAGACATTGAAAAAATAATTGCAGACCCACAGTTTGAAAATCAAACAATTGGTGTGATTGCATTACAAGGAAATAAACAAGCAGCTCTTATTGAGAATAAAATACGTGAGAGAATATCTGAAAGTGAATTTGTAAAGAGAAAAATAATTTGTGGAAATGCATACAGCCTTCAAGGGGACGAAAGAGATATTGTATTCTTATCAATGGTTGTTGCAGGGAACAGACGTTTTGTAGCGATGGCAAAGAAAGACCAACAACAAACCTTTAATGTAGCTGCAAGTAGAGCTAAAAATCAAATGAGACTGTATCATTCAGTCGAGTTAGATGAATTGAAGAAAGACTGTTACCGATACCAGTTATTAAGCTATTGTAAAAATCCAGCAAGGGTAAATGAAATTATTGAGAACTTAGAAGAAAAATGTGATTCACCATTTGAGATTGAAGTATTACGTATGATAGTAGCGAAAGGTTATAAAGTACAACCTCAAGTTAAAGTAGGTAATTACCGTATTGATTTAGTTATTGAAGGAATCAGAGACCGTCTTGCTGTTGAATGTGATGGTGAGAGGTGGCACGGTCCTGAAAAATGGGAAGAGGATATGCAACGGCAAAATGACTTAGAACGAGCTGGTTGGAAATTTTGGAGAGTTAGAGGTAGAGAGTTTTATTACAACAAAACTAAGTCACTTGAAAGTTTATGGGGTAAATTGGAGGAAATGGGTATAGAGAAGGTTGTTAACTAA